Within Seriola aureovittata isolate HTS-2021-v1 ecotype China chromosome 12, ASM2101889v1, whole genome shotgun sequence, the genomic segment TGGATGACAGTGACTGATGGACCAGAACACGGCGAACAGGAGACCCGCCATGATGATGACAGTCACGGTCACAGTGGTCgccctcttccacacagcgcCTGGACCTGCCAACAGTAAAAACATCCGTCTTTCTGTTTGCACACTGTCGGTATGTTAGATAGTTTTTACCAACCGGATCATTTGGACTTTACAGCTGTGTAGAGATGAAAGGTGTGATAATTATCTTCTGACAGTAACTGTCATTTGTGGCCATTTTCCCTTGATTACGTCAGGTTGGGATCCAGACCTGTTCACTGCTCCATCCTGGGGACAGAGCAGCTGATTCTCCACTCTACTGGTTtgtgagatttttttgttttttatgttttcacctgtatcagtcagccagtcagtcagtcagtcagtcagtcagtcagtcagtcagtcagccagtcagccagtcagtcagccagccagtcagccagtcagtcagtcagtcagtcagtcagtcagtcagccagtcagccagtcagtcagtcagtcagtcagtcagccagtcagccagtcagtcagtcagtcagtcagtcagtcagtcagccagtcagccagtcagtcagtcagtcagtcagccagtcagtcagtcagtcagccagtcagtcagtcaggattacacaaaagtactgaaccgatttgcaccaacTTGGTGGAGGACATGGACATGGACCAGGGAAGAACCTGTTAAGTATTGGTGAGGATCCACTAAAGGTGTGTGCCCAGGAATTTCCTTTATCACTTATTCCTTAACATTGTGAgcatttttcaacatgtttgATAATTTCTCAGGACAAAACGTTTGGATCTTTATGTAAAAAATCAGATGTGTTAGCGGTTTCTATGAGGTTGTACATTTTGGTAAGAATATGGattgtgaaaacattttctgaagGTCAGTAAGTGCTCTTGAAAAGTGggaatatttttgaaattagACATTTtaagaaagtaaaaacatgaaCCATGAGGATGTTTTTGGAAAggtatttttgtaaaattaggAAATTTTGGGAGAGTGGGGAGATTTGAAAGTTAAGtttaaggaaaaacatgaaatgtgcAGAAACTTATAAACACACTCTTGGAAAATGagattatttttgaaaatgggaacattttaagaaaagtaaaaatagtaatttattatagatatttttggaatttaatttaattgagtttaagtaattttataaaataacattttgaaaaagtgagTTTGGAATTTGGAAATGTTTGTTAGTTAGAATAGTTTAGCAAAGTAGGAACAGGAAATGTgaagacatgaggacacatgTCAGCAGAACATGCGTGTGTGAGTTTGCATGTACACCTGTACCTGTGAGGGACAGACAGTGGGGGTaggtgctgctgctctggagctGCGGTTGCAGGATGGTCTGAGCTCTGACACAGTACACGACTCCCTCCTGCAGGGCGGCGACATGCAGCATTTTCTGCTCAGCTGGCATCCTGTAGACAACAgcctgaggagagggagagagaagagcatGAGAAAATACAAGCATAGATGGAAGAAGGTAAGAACAGATAAAGGATGAAggacagaaagaaggaaagagaaaagaagaaaggaaacgAAAGAGTAGAAGTAGAAacgaagagaagaagaagggaataAAGAAGTGAGGGGAACTCTGACCTGCAGCTCGTCGCCTTTTTTCCACACCGTCACATTGACGACGGCCATGTGAGGAAGTTTGTCAAACGACACCTGCAGGGCGCCACCCACTGCCGACACATTCATCTCCGGCACCGTCAGCACCGCTGCACATAAGATTCACACTCTCACTCATTTATTCCTAGACTAGACTAGACTAtggtggacaaaggtcaaaggtcagtgtgagttttttagccattacttgagacttcacacagcaattatgacgAGATTTCGCACAAATGGTAAATAGTATTTCTAGTTTATGATGTCAGAATCTATTAGGATCTCCcagtgatgggggggggggggaaactgaatacagtgattttaaaatgagtcaTCAGTTTTCAGCCTGACAGTTTAATCGTGGTCTTAGATTTCATCCGTCCATGCAAACGCAGTACCAGATTTTGGCCTGCAGATGTCGCCATTTCCCCACAGTGAAATCCTTCATGGTGCTTCAGTGCTTCACTAGGCCTCATTTACCCCATCACTAGTTGTAGAAGTTATAATTTGGTGTAATAATAAGATCActgtattattaattataaCAATAATCTGAtcatatacatttatacatttggTTCAGGGGGAGAACTTCAGCCAAACAGAGCAGAGGGGCAGCAGCTCGAGTCCCTGTAGCCACAATGTGTGAATGTTCGTTACCAGAACATGTTTAGTACTACTGACAAACCAAGAGATGGCGCCTCTGAGCAGCTTCGCTAATTCTGAGAATTACAATATGTGGCCTGAATATGAAGTGATTCTAACAAGGCAGCATAAACAGAGCAAAAATTCACCTGTCAAAAACATCTGCATTCTTtgaacaaatatttaatttgtctAATATTTGATTTCACGTGTGAGGAAACAAAATCAGTTGCTGTGTCTCTGTAAAACCTGCCCTGTCGCCGTCTTACTGTCTCTGCGGTTGAAAGGTCGGCTGAGTTCGGTCCAGGCCGAGAGCTCCGACCCGCACTGCGCTCTGACCTGGAGGTTGTAGTCCGAGTCAGAGcccaggtcagaggtcaggtcgCAGTGAGTGTGCCGAATCCGCTGGCACTCGTGAGCGTCCACCCATCTGCCGTTCTGGACCGTCAGCTCGAACTCGCTGAATGAGAAGGAGACACAACATCACAGAGAGTTTCAACCTGAActgttcctcttttgtttttatttaacattatagTTTCCTGGGTTACAGTTGCTCATGTCATGTTCTGACAACATGTGGCCGCCAAAGAGTGAAGAGCCAGATACCAAGTTCTGTCTTCGGACTCATTTCATGCCAAACTGCAACCAACATTATCTGGTGGCTTCAACGTACTGAGGAAATTTAAGATAAGATTTAAAGAAGTAGCTGAGCTGTTCAAAAGGAACCAATACTGATATCAGCTTTTAAATACATTGAACTCTGCTCCCGTCAAAACAGGGAAGTGTTGTAAGACTTGTCAACAGCCACAGGCCTGTACCTGAGAATGAACTAATACtgtgtgtgattgacagctgacaTGACACAGACTGAAGGTAGaaactgtgagtgtgagtgttgaTGTGTCAGCACAGCGTCAGAGCAGACACACCTGCcgattagagtttatttcggCAGGTGTGACATTAATGTCTGTATGTAGATCAGAATTTAATTGTGCACAATGATCAAGTAGAACCTGCTGGTCTCAGCTACGTGTTTCACATATTTCACCCTGTGAGACTTGTTACTACTGCAAATACACTGCGCCCAAAACAATGGGACGATTAATTAGTTAGTCCATTAGCAAAAAGTTTGATCATTGCTCAGCAGCATTGTTGCCAGATTGGGCAACCTTCAGGTAAAAGCTGATTTGGGCTTTTTGTACCATTCGTTATTAGTTGTTGTAGTTTGGCTGCTCATCAAACACAAGtagcagcagctttaaagtaGGTTACTTTAAAACTCTTAACCACCTGATTGCTGCAATCTGAACCATGAcaaatctgaacacagacatgaggcacatatttttagattcagtgacTCCCACTTTCAGAAGAAATCATTATCTTTGATTTGCATTGCAgattgtatatatatgtataatataaatgaataaacatccATAAACCCacttaatgaataaacaaaatagAGTCCAGCGCCTATGAACTGAAATAAGTGGCAACCTGACATGAAACTAAAATCATGTGTCTTACTCACCCCTGGAACTGGACATAGTAGAGGATTGAAGTGCCGCACGACGCCTGCGGGGGGCGCcacctcagtgtgtgtctcatgttgACAGACTCCATGGAGACTGTGCCGGGAGCCGGCAGCATCCAGACCTCTGCTGACACAGTGAGTTCATATTTCAAATCTTATCTTGAACGTCcgcagacagagagggagtgaTTATTGTCAGGGTGGcgacttgaggttttaaggccctttgGTTTTTATagtgaactgagctgaaaaacccaacacttacatttaacagtgtaatcctcaggctctctgtcagtgttgtttgctttatttACCGGCGCGTAATGAATCTCGGGGTCGGTTGGACCACAAAGAATCCATCGTCGGATTCTTCGTTGTCCAAGAAAAGAAGGATGCATTagaaggagcctttgaaatagGACAGTCTAGTCACGCCGCTGTGACCAATCGGTcctcaaatgcagcctctgaaggatgcgccccccccccccccgagttgAGACACTGCTTGTTGTTGTGTCCAGGCGAACGGGTCAGAGCATCAGTGAAACACCAAGGCTCGTGGTGCTCGCGGTCATCAGTGGTGACTCTGACGGACAAACAGCGCACTCTCATTCTTGCAGAGCACTATCAGTAAGACGGTGTCCTGAAAACCGCCAAAAAGTTGGGTGTAAAATGATGGACAATTCTCACCATCAacagtcgccatcttggctacgtaGCAGGAGGGGAGGGACCAACGTACTTTCAAACTTGTGAATATGGcggcagaggaaggaggacatGACACCAGCGCACACGGCAGCAAGTTCCATGTCGCAACACTAGCAGCGTGTTTCCATTAACTTGCTTAATGCGCGATTTGAAATTGCCAACTAAAAAACGAGTCATGGAAACACgtgagataaaaaataataataaaaaaacttttcaaatgtagcaaaaacaaaatgttcgCATCCTTGCACGAGGTTGGTTTTCAGACTATTCCACAAAGCAATATTTCGGGgaattgaaatggaaacactttttctgcttttaagtcacatgacatccaaaAACTGATTCTGTCATTACCTGCACCGGACGCCCTCGTCGCCTTCAATCACATACAACAGCGATTGTTGCAGTGGATGCAACGATTACCAGATGATGGAAATCCGTCACCATGTTTAATTGGGATGATATCGCCAGAGGAGTCATCATTCAGTGGAAACACACGTTCACAATTATGTTTTGCCAAAAACATCGCTTCTATTTTTAGCAAAACTGCGAAGGAAACTCAGCTAATTGCAATcacatgtttgatgtttgattgaTCATGTTTGATTTCAGACGACACAACCCTGTCGAAGGTCGCGCCCCACGTCGGTGAGTATCTAGTGTAAACAGTGTACTGCACAGAAAGGGAAGTCGGGGGATGTGCTGGAAGTCTGATGCCTGGTCCACCTCGCGACTGACAACGTCCTGCTGCCAGAGCCCACAGGGACCACGGGTCTTGGTGAGCTGTGTGCATGAGGACCGGCAGGTGCAGGTCTCTGCAGAGTACAGACCTCATGCAGGCCGCCTCTATGTTCAATTTCCTGGATCAATTAGCTTGTCACACAACGAATAAAATAACACGATATCGGTTGTGTTGGAATTTGGTCAAATTCGTTCAaacggaggaataaaaagtgacagccctaaAAAGTTTCCAGTGTTTAAACCGTCTTTTTACTTTCAGACATAATGTTCATACCCTCCAGCTTCTTTCACAAGGTATTGATCTTTTGTTGTAACTGATCTCCTTCTGACAGATTAAGACCTGAAACAGACTCTACTGAGAGAAAGTGAACTCACCATTCAGCaagaccatcatcatcatcatcatcggcAGGAGACTCACAGTCCATCTCAGTCTCATGACCACAGTGTTCAGTCTCCGACCGAAAGGAGGAAAAGGTCTGTTCACGTCAGGTCCACCATGTCCCGAACCCAAACTGATCCAGAAtacaacatttaatttgatCCACAAATCCCTCAGCAGAGAAAACCTGGTCACTTCAGTTCATCCAAGAGGTGAGTAAAACCCTTAAATCCACTGTGAAGATGACACTAATACCCAAGTTAATCCTTCAGGTCAACATCCGCGTCGTTTCTCTCAGCGTCTGAATTGTCGGTTCAACACATGAGAAGCAGAAGCCGTGTGAGCGTCAGATTCCTGGACCTGCAGAGAAAAAGCTGGTGTGTCCGGATGCTGAGGATGGATCCGGGGCGGCAGAGCCGGTCTGACTTGTTGTCACCTCCCTCGGGGCGTCAGCTGTCATCTAATTTACAGGCTGACCTCATAACATGCCTGAAGACGCTTATGGGGCCTTTACAGCTGCAGGTATGTGCAGCCCTGCTGAGGgtttctgtgtcactgttttctAATGACAAGCAGTCTCTGTGCTGTGGGGGGGCTGAGTCTCTCCTGACGGGGAACAGTTTGGAGTTTATTATTAAAAAGTTAGAAATTATTGGAAAAAATAACTTTCttttcacaaagacaaacaacatttttaatacttgattaatactgtgaaagtatcaaagcctcagtccacagagaaatgcacacagcctgtattcagaaactgagccttaaaaccagccgtcaggacttctggaactttgtgatgtcataacaaagcagtcaccaagccccgcccacctggacccaccatccaaacctttacaggatttggtttctttacctgaaatctgctatatttttattggatcactcagaatacagtcagccaatcagaggagagagcctcctctcttctgggGGCAGTTGCACACACTGTGCACCATGTGGTTTATCTGTAATCAAGAACATTTATACTGTGAATACACAATTTATGAAAAAACACAGTATGAATACCTGAAGCATGACGGCCTCTGTCCCTGTGTCCTTACAGTTCAGCaggttcagcaggtttttatttcacagtagAAAGTAACAGGAACATTGAGTCTGTTAACAAAACATATTCagacatcacattcatcatattCACGAATCATATTCAGACTGTCCCAGTGAATTCCATTGGGAGTGAAGGTAGAAGAAAGGGATCCGAAGAAAGAAATAAGTGCAGCATGAAAATTctggaggaaataaaaataaaactcagatAATTAAAAGATGTTGAAATGGATCAGTTCGGGTGGATTTGTTGTTAGAAACTGTTTAGAAACAGTGgatgttgctgcttttcttctcatGTTTAGGGAGAAACTTATTGGGATTTACAACATTTTCGTTCTGTCTCTCTGAGAGAGAATAACCCGCCTCAGTCTGatcgtttttgtttgtttctgtaggACTGATTCACTCGGGTATGAAGTGTGAAGTGTCAGACTTTGGACTTTTATGATGATCAAACATTAACTGTCACCAGccataaaactataaaacagaaCCAATAAAACAACCTGTGAACcagcttcttctctctctgtctcagcctgaaaccaacagatacacaacaaCATCT encodes:
- the crfb16 gene encoding cytokine receptor family member B16 translates to MELAAVCAGVMSSFLCRHIHKFEKVWMLPAPGTVSMESVNMRHTLRWRPPQASCGTSILYYVQFQGEFELTVQNGRWVDAHECQRIRHTHCDLTSDLGSDSDYNLQVRAQCGSELSAWTELSRPFNRRDTVLTVPEMNVSAVGGALQVSFDKLPHMAVVNVTVWKKGDELQAVVYRMPAEQKMLHVAALQEGVVYCVRAQTILQPQLQSSSTYPHCLSLTGPGAVWKRATTVTVTVIIMAGLLFAVFWSISHCHPDACQTYFHKEPLPDSLRQTDLDIQIQKSHQEAELCERITMVPSIDSERQASKADAGLMSLLEDRSSELPFTVEFVV